The nucleotide sequence CCCATGTAGCCGCCCCAGATGCCGCAGATGGTGCAGGTCGGCGTGAGCAGCCACTGACGGAGCGCCGCGGATCCGCCGACGCCGCCCATAAACCGATCGACGCCCGCCTGCTCCCGCGCGTCGTCGACCAGGTCCAGGGGGAGCGACGCGAGCACGGCGTCTTCCGCCGGGGTCGTTGGGCGGACGCGATCGTAGTGTGCCGGGATCAGCACGCGGCCGGAGGCGTCCTTGAACGTGGCGAGCGCCCGCACGAGCCGGAACGGCGCGCCTTCGATGATCGCGCCGTATTGCGAGTGCAGGTCGAGCGTCGCCGACGCCGCCTCGAGTTGAAGGTAACAGATCCCCTTGGCCCCACACGAGAGCCGCAGGCGCTCCCGGCGGTCCCGGCTGCCCGACTCCCAGATGCAGGCGTCGGCGCGCAGGAGGTCGGTGTGACCCCGCGTCATGGCGCCCAGATGGACGCTCGAGATCTCTTCCTCGCCCTCAACGAGGAACTTCACCCGGCACGGCAGACCGCCACCTGCAGCGGCCAGTGCCCGGACCGCGGCGATACGACCGGCAAGGTTGCCCTTGTTGTCGGCGACCCCGCGCCCGTAGAGGCGGCCGCCGCGCTCTGTGACGTCGAACGGCGGCACGGTCCACTCGGCGAGCGGCTCGGCCGGCTGGACGTCGTAGTGGTTGTAGAATAACAGCGTCCGCGGCGACCGGCCCTCGAATTCGGCCACGACGGCCGGGTTGGCGCCGGCGTGCTCGAGCACGGTCACCCGGCCGCCGGCGCCCCGGAACAGACCCCCCACCGTCCGGACCGTGTCCGGGATGCCCTGCCGCTGGGCGGCGACCGAGGGAATGCGCACGAGCCCGCGCAGATCCTCGACCGCCGAAGAGTACTCGTGTGAGAGCCGGGCGTCGAGCATGCCCAGGTCCCCTCCCCCGCTCCGGCCGTCGGACCAGACCGGACCGTTTCCGTCGTGCGGTACCACCCGGGGGTTCGGGGCCCGCGCGGCACGATCCCCTCCTCAAAGGGGATCGGCGGGCCAGGCCGAACATCAGCCGAAACGCTGAACGGGCGCAGAGGTGAGAGCGATTGAGCCACGGCGGCAAGGCCGGATCGACCACGCGCAGAGAGTTCCTCACTCGGGCGGCGGCCACCGCGCTAACCGCGGCGGCCGGCGGATTTAGGCCGGCGGCGGCGTCCGCCGCGGCGAGGCGCGGCGGCACGATGGTCGTCACCGGACACCAGGAGATCTCGAGCCTGAGCCCGGACGACGCGGGGCCGACCGTCATCTGGAGCGCCGTCACGCAGATTCACAACGCGCTTTTGGAGCTGGACGAAAACTTCAGCTTCGTGCCGACCCTGGCGCAATCGTACACGGCGGCGCCGGACGGCATGTCGTACACGTTCAAGCTGTTGAAGGGTGTCCGGTTCCACGACGGGACAGAGTTCACCGCCGACGACGTGAAGTACACCTACG is from bacterium and encodes:
- a CDS encoding M20/M25/M40 family metallo-hydrolase, which codes for MLDARLSHEYSSAVEDLRGLVRIPSVAAQRQGIPDTVRTVGGLFRGAGGRVTVLEHAGANPAVVAEFEGRSPRTLLFYNHYDVQPAEPLAEWTVPPFDVTERGGRLYGRGVADNKGNLAGRIAAVRALAAAGGGLPCRVKFLVEGEEEISSVHLGAMTRGHTDLLRADACIWESGSRDRRERLRLSCGAKGICYLQLEAASATLDLHSQYGAIIEGAPFRLVRALATFKDASGRVLIPAHYDRVRPTTPAEDAVLASLPLDLVDDAREQAGVDRFMGGVGGSAALRQWLLTPTCTICGIWGGYMGAGSKTVLPKAASAKIDFRLVPDQDPDEVARNVRRHLDAQGYADITVTVLGAEFPWRSDLGHPFVGLVRRAAAEVTGREVLVLPTSAGTGPMHDVGPVLDLPIV